The stretch of DNA ACAtttaagataaaacaaccttGAAGATCTTTTGGTATTAATTATATTCGTTTATTGGGCTATGTTCAAAATACTTTAAAATTGTGGTCAATTGGATATTACAAAATCAATGTATTcgaaaaaaaacacaaatatgAAATTGTCTCCAAAACTTAAAACCCGTTAAATCCAACATCCACGCTTTATAGAGGTTCTGAATCATGATATAAAGGCCAAAGGTATATGTTATATACGTAAGTGCAGTGGTCACAGCCAACGTTAGTCAATCGAagattcaaaaagaaaattaagaaagaagGCAACAGGCAACCCGGCAACAGGCAACCCCTCGAGAAATCAAGAAAAGCATTGTTGGACTTTATCTCCTTTgtgaataaaagaaaacaaaattatgTCACATGGCCGTCCATCCAATTGGGCTCCTCTTTGATCCAATTAGAAACATTAATTAATGATAAAGTTTTCCTTGACCACGAAGGGATTTTTATGGCCAGCGAGATGGCTATAAATATCTCCCCCAATTTAGGAATGGTTAAAAATATTCTCTCCATTTgtaatcatggttttagtacacGGTATCGGAATGGTTATCGATAACATGAAAAattgatacgatattgatacgaTACTAGTCTGGATTGACTGTATTGGACAAAATTACTCCTTAATTTCCTTAAAAAGTGAGTTTTTGGATCATTTTACCACTTATCCGTACTGTACtactgatatggtatcggcacggtatcaatatcggtatcggtgactagTAAAATCGATACATACTGCTCGATAtgggcgatacgataccgatacttagaaccatgtttGTAATACCTATGAACATCGACCGAAGGTCTCGGCCATGGTTTAAGGTAAACCTCGTCCTTAATTAATTGTCATATCAGTTAGAATATAGGTCGACACAACCGACCATTGTTAAATAGCTAAAACAGGGCATAGTTTTAATGCACGATATCAGTTGTGGGATCAGCtagtttcaaattttcaatgaTATCAGTAGATGCTATTCGAACTGTTCGTTTGTTATCAATATTCAATacctagagatgtaaacggatcagatacGAATTATGATGTGATCGGATCCAAATTTTCATGATCGAATACGGATATCCTTAAACAGATATAGATgcgaatcgaattcggatttttgcctatctatttacatccctaatttgtgtaaccctaaatttctcccccccccccccccagatataatttactctcaatccatgtctctcaGTTGTTGTAGTGGTCTCATGATTTTCATTTTCTCAATccttagaacttgttgaatcttcaaaaaccctcaagatcattagttgtttaattttttattattagttggatatctatttGAATCAGATAAATTTTTTCTTGGATTATTCGAATATTTTTCTAAATATCCTTAAATGAACATGGATATCCCTATACAAATACGAATGTGAATTGAACGTATCAGATGTTTTTGCCTCAAAGATACTGATACCATacaatattttgaacattttACCCTCTATACATATTGTATCACCAATATAGTATCAACCAAGTATCAGTATCGATGTTGGccaattcctaaaaccctgAATAGGGGTTCTACTTGGGGGTGGCCAATGAGAAATTCAGGTTTGGACCACTTCAGAAATCAGCTGGGAAGAAAGCTAATTTtttaagggtaaagtacacttaccccctataatgcacccaatattcctcgtatcccctaaggttttgaaaaatccaCGCATCATCCCTgcaaattccacgtaccacccttatTTTACCCCTTTAATTTCAGATAAGTCCAAACCgttaagtgctaaaaacttgaccattttaccctttcttctatgtctataaatttaaaaagacctaattgtcctAACCTATTTGTTCATGATATGAAAAGATTTTTTtgtcctaacctaatttgataagacccttttacctctactatttgttcttaagaacctaaTCCAATCTaattactaaaatgcccttgctaggatataattaccaaaataccctcatcttccccaaatctcatcttccccaaaatccatcttccatttaTGAAACTTCTCTCAAACTTCTATCAAATCATCAAAAGGGATCTGTTTTGAAACTTCTCTCAAACAGATCTTTCTCCTTCGAATTCAAGAACGAAGCCATCATCTCTGCGTTGGGGAATTCTTCGACAAGCGTTTCTACGCTGTCGTGCCGCTTAGCCCGGTTCGTCTCCTCCTCCGCAATTCTGCTTTTACTCTGTTTGGAGTTTGATAAGATCCTTAATTTTGGGTGTAAAACCTGAAGAGGAGTAAACAGTAATCAATTCATTGATATGATCTACTCGAGTGGTCACTTGTCAATTAGGGTTTCGGTTTGTAGCTTCTCGTTGCTTAAGCCAATGCTAGCACATTGGGTtcagaaaagaaataacaaagCTACTGACATACTTTCTCAGGTTAAAGGGTAGGGATGATGATCACCCTTCATCGCAATCTATCTTTATCTGAGGCTATATCGTGATTCATCTCTCGTTGTTCTGTATTTGAACTCCTCTCATTTCTCATTGTTCCTTCTCTTGTTTCATTGGGTTTGACATTTTCATAATTTCTGCTTTCTTTGTGAAATTATGCTGATTTGCTgacttctctccctctcaccctcttttttttttttttttttttgtttttctctagCAGACTGGACTTGAATAGATCCCTTGTGATGATTGATCTCCGTTCTCCATTATCGGACTTGAACAGATCCCTTTTGAAGATTTGATGGAGGTTtgagagaagtttcagaaatggaagatggattttggggaagatgagatttggggaagatgagggtattttggtaattatgccctagcaAGGCCATTTTAGTAATTAGGTTGAGttaggttcttaagaacaaatagtggGGGATAAAAGGGTCTaatcaaattaggttagggcaaaaaggtcttttcatattatgaacaaataggtcagggcaattaggtcctttcaaatttataaacatagaagaaaaggtaagaTGGTCAAGTTTTTAACACTTAACGGCTAAACTTAATGGTTTGGACCTATCTGGAATTAgggggggtaaagtaggggtggtacgtggaatttgtAGGGATGGTACATGGACTTTTCAGAACCTTAAgagggtacgaggaatattgggtgcattataaggAGTATGTGTACTTTACCCATTTTTTAATATATGAATTTTTGGAGTTTTGTATgcaataaatgtttttttttgtgtagaaTGGTATGCAATAAATTTATCTTGCTACAATAGGCGAGTTTAAAAATCAAACATGAATATTAGAAGCAATAACGACTCTAGTTTATAAcatattatttaaattatgtttCCAAGAGCTCAAAAGTTCTTACATTATGAGATTGATATGGGCTAGTTTTGGGCCAGACTGAATACGAACccagcccaataaaaataaacatatatatgCTCCTAGGCCTTGCCAATAAGTAAAGAAAGGCACTCGAAAATTTCTGTTATCTTGAGATGATGTGTTAGGTATTTTACCAATACGTCAAAAGTTTTAGAGTTGATGgaatgcgttaaatcaagcccctTTAACCTATCTTATACGAGGTTGACCCAATCTAgtacccatacactagagtgggcctcATTAGTCCAGACAGCTGGGCTGCATGTGTAGCGCCAGACTCAAGGCGGTgcgctttgaccgccttacccccgcccaagcgccttgcccgagcaggggtaaggcgatcaaaGTGCGCTGCCTTGAGCCTAGCGCTGCACATGTAACCCGGCTGCCCGGATCCACAGGATCTTTTTcgcattaggcacataacatgATGATCCGTAAATCTATAGTTTTTGCAAATTTCTTAGCAAGCTTATGGTGTTCGTTCCAGACAGAAGTGAGTTGCCCATATCATCAAAGACTAATTTACAACTCACTAAGGGCCACCCAGAGGAATACCGTcgtatctctctctttgaaCGTAGCAACAGAGCTCAAACATCCAATTGTAAGAGCATCCTCCTAATAGAACCAAAAGACACCTTTGTAATTGCTACTGAATCATTCGCAATCACCAAACCTCAGGGACTGGCTTGTGAAGATGATGAGAAATTGAAATGAAGTAGCTCCATCATTCAAAACCATGGAAGCTATTGTAGCCCATCAGAGTTGAGATATGAGTTTTGAATGTATCCAACTGTAATTCAAGTAAGAAATCATAGATTTAATATCGAAAGAGAAGGAATCTAAGTTGAGTCCATCCAGCTACATCCAGGAATTTTGGTCATTCCTTTCTCCTCCATCACCTTTCTTAATCTCTTGGCATCATCCCACCTACCAACAGAAGCATATAGATTTGCTAAAAGAGAATAGTATCCACTTGTATCAGGCTCCAACTCAAAGCAATGTTGGGCTGCAATCTCCCCAAGTTCAACATTGGAATGTAACCGGCAAGCAAGAAGCAATGCCCCCCAAACCCCAGCATGAGGCTGCATGGGCATACTGTTTATTAGTTTATAGGCCTCTTCCAACCATCCAGCCCGTCCAAGAAGATCAACCATGACTCCATAGTGATCAGCCGAGGGCAGAAATCCATACTCTTCCATCATGGAAGTGAAGCATCGGCAACCTTCTTCAACCAAACCAGCATGATTATAGGCAGTTAAAATTCCAGTGAATGTTACTGAGTTGGGACAGATCTTAgcatttctcatctcttcaaATAACCGAATCGCATCTAAAGCTTTTCCATTGATGCCATAGCCTAAAACCATTGCACTATAAGCAACCAAATCCCTATTTCGCAAGCCACAAAAGAGCTCATGTGCTTTATCTATGCTACCACATTTTGCATACAGGTCAATTAGAGCTGTAACCAAATGATCATCAAACTCAATTCCAAGTTTCTTTATGAATGCCTCAATCCACGGTCCATATCTCAAATCCCCCAATTGAGAACATGCAGATATAACACTGGCCAAAGTCATCTTATCAGGTTGTACACCGACATTGGGTTCTTGCATCTTATTGAATAATCGGAGAGCTTCCTTCGGCCGATTGTTTTGAGCATAGCAAGAAATCATGGCATTCCATGAGAGCAGATCTTTTTGATCCATTTGATCAAAGAGCTCTTGAGCAGAGTCAACATAGCCACTCTTTGAGTACCCGGATATCATAGTAATCCAAGATACGTTGCTTCTACATGGAATCTCATCAAAAAATCTCCGAGCTGTTTCTATGTTCCCGCAATCAACATACCCACTAATCATTGCATTCCAAGAGGCAGCATTTCTCTCAGGCATCTGCTGGAACAAAAAATTTGCACTCTCCATATCCCCAGCTTTTGCATACCCAGATATCATTGAGTTCCAGGAGACCACATCTTTCATTGGAATTTCCTTGAAAACCTTCTGGGACATATCCGAATCCCCTGCTTTCAAATACCCAGACAGAATTGAATTCCACGAAACGACATTCCTGTCAGACATCTCATCGAACACTCTCTGTGCAGTCTCCATATCACCCAATTTTGAATACAAATCGACAAGAGCGGTCTGCACATAAACATCTCCACTATATCCATACTTGTGAACCTGCGAATGGATTGCTTTCCCGTTCTTACTGTCTGCAATTCGAGCACATGCTTTGAGGCCTGATGAAACAGCAAAGGTAGTGGGGCTTGGCCCCAATCTCTGCATTTGGGCATAGAGAGCAATGGCGTCTTTAAATCTGCCGTGCTGGGTGAAGTATCGAATGGTGAAGGACCATGAGAAGACATCAGGGTCTCGCAATCGCTTGAGGATTTGTTGGACGTATTGACCGATGATGTGTGAGGAGTTGCGTGCAGAGAGAAGGATTTGATGTAGCAAGACGGGCTCGAGGTGGGTAAGACCGTTAGTGAAGATCTGTGCGTGGATTTGCCTTGCCTGGTTCGATGTTTCACATTTAGTTAACAAATATGTCAATTTGGTTTCCAGCATTCTTCAATCATCACATTTTGTGGTTCTACAGAAACCGAAGCTGTATCAACAAGCAGCCCAGGGATCCTTCTATTAAgcagtttcaagtttcaaccttCCTAAGGTCAAGTCTCATCCTAAAAGAAAAGGTCGCTACCCAAGTATCTCATGTTATAGTGCAGTGCAGGGAGGTGCTAGCCTCGGTAGCTGCGATAATTCTTAGTGATGATCTGTCGTTGATATGTGCAGAAGGAAGGATAGTGCATTCTCGATCCACCGAAATGTCTGATAGAATTTCAATTCCAATGGGATTGTACAgggaagcatcaacaggggtgGCATATCCCGCCTTTCAGGGGGCGGGATAGTCATTTCTCCTCCTCTGTGTATGATTGTAGCGTGCACACTCTCAGACACAgttttttttccctataaaaTTACTCAGAGAAAATTAAGGGGtgattcaaaaaaataaaaaaaagacataTAAGAGGGGTTGTATTGTCGGAGTAGTTGAATAATGTTAGTATataggagaaagaacgctacctgggcgTGTGTGATGCACTGCCCTTGTGTCCAGACTCTAAACAcaggggtgggtgaaatgaccgccatgCGCCTAAGAAATTCctcctttccatgggggtgttGCAGTCATTTTGCCTAACTCTATGTCTGGGCACAAAGGTAGTGTAAACAAAATCCAGAGTTGAAGTTTTTAGACGGGTCCTTGCTAAATTTAAGCTTCTTTCACTTGATGATTTGAATAGTAGGGGTTTGGGGCCCGCCCTGAGCTcaaacagggcctgggttgagataccttgaccCTGGGACAGGTCAAGGTTAGGAATTTCTAACCCTGGGTCAAAGTCAGGCTGGACCAAGATTGAAGCCTTAGGTTGAGCcaggcctggcccaacccgaccctatcttcttcttcttttattttcttcttttattttccttgttcttgctcttcatcttctttctttcttcttcttcctctaaagCCACTCAATTTGGAATTTCAGTACACCAACCCCGGATcagaaaattcttcttcttcccaacctaggcagcccatgcatctccctccccctccccctccccctctcacGATGGTCAAGGCCAATTAGAGTCAGTCTAGCCCGaccttgagggtgggtcagggttggattttgcTGGTCTTGATTCAGGACCAAATTGgacctagctaaggggactcaggattGGGCTAAGGTTTTAAAAGTCCAGGCCCAAcacgaccctattgcagcccaaTATGAAGTCACATTTTAAccttttttgggaaatttacacataccacccctgaggtttgacgaaaggatattttcacctcccaattttggaaaattctgcgtacccccctgaggtttgcaaatggtaacgaataagcccattccgtcacttcatgactaacagtgtgaAACACATgggatgaaatgacaaaattgcccttataaagaaaaaaaatacctgcaactcatcttccccaaatcgactggggaagatgagttgcatgtATCCTTGTCCGATAACACGTAAGAATTCTGCAATTCCCAAAGTTCAAAATCGAATCAAGGATCAAATTTCAAGTATGGCGATAAACCCTAAAATAAGGGAAGTCTCCACAGGGAAGCCCTTTTGGCTAACAAAAACAAGGTAGGGGAATTTTTGCGGAATTCCTATTTTGATGGTTTCGGTGGTTCCTCTGCAACCAGTCATGAAAACTACTCTCTTCTTTCTGTATggtgaaggagaaaaagaaagtggGTGGAGTTTGAAGCAGAAAGGTCTAAGGAGTGAAGTGTTGTCTAGAGTTGGGTGCTCATAGTACAGGGAAAGATCTCCAGCACATCTTGCCCAGTGAATTTATGACCCGTAATTTTATCCCTATTGCTCTGAATCCATTTTTGGTAAATGATGACTCGTCTTCATCTTCTCAATCGCTCTCTCACTAATCACAATTCACTGCTTTTCTCTCCTCAACCTCCTAACTTTCTCGCTTCATAATCTACTAATCAGAATTCAaaatcttctcttgttttcaaaaaCCCTCCTATTTTCTTAATCTTCTGAGAGCTCTAAGAAAGGCAAATTCAGAGAAATTAATTGtccagcaaagaagaaaaagaagaaaccatgaGGAAGAGAGGACGACCCTCAATTTtcagcaaaagaaaaagaggacagAACAAGGCAGTGTAGATCAATGATGAAAACTAGAAAGATAATCAAGGGAGAT from Telopea speciosissima isolate NSW1024214 ecotype Mountain lineage unplaced genomic scaffold, Tspe_v1 Tspe_v1.0358, whole genome shotgun sequence encodes:
- the LOC122648002 gene encoding pentatricopeptide repeat-containing protein At4g22760, with the translated sequence MLETKLTYLLTKCETSNQARQIHAQIFTNGLTHLEPVLLHQILLSARNSSHIIGQYVQQILKRLRDPDVFSWSFTIRYFTQHGRFKDAIALYAQMQRLGPSPTTFAVSSGLKACARIADSKNGKAIHSQVHKYGYSGDVYVQTALVDLYSKLGDMETAQRVFDEMSDRNVVSWNSILSGYLKAGDSDMSQKVFKEIPMKDVVSWNSMISGYAKAGDMESANFLFQQMPERNAASWNAMISGYVDCGNIETARRFFDEIPCRSNVSWITMISGYSKSGYVDSAQELFDQMDQKDLLSWNAMISCYAQNNRPKEALRLFNKMQEPNVGVQPDKMTLASVISACSQLGDLRYGPWIEAFIKKLGIEFDDHLVTALIDLYAKCGSIDKAHELFCGLRNRDLVAYSAMVLGYGINGKALDAIRLFEEMRNAKICPNSVTFTGILTAYNHAGLVEEGCRCFTSMMEEYGFLPSADHYGVMVDLLGRAGWLEEAYKLINSMPMQPHAGVWGALLLACRLHSNVELGEIAAQHCFELEPDTSGYYSLLANLYASVGRWDDAKRLRKVMEEKGMTKIPGCSWMDST